A single Leptidea sinapis chromosome 2, ilLepSina1.1, whole genome shotgun sequence DNA region contains:
- the LOC126974597 gene encoding zinc finger protein 85-like encodes MKRYNQTSNLKSNNRVNTGEKSYSCKECGKIFNRSDILQRHYIIHTDGKPYSCEDCGKSFSQSRYLKIHNRIHTGEKPYSCYICGKSFIQYANLKSHHGIHTGEKPYSCIECGKRFSQSRNLKIHNRIHTGEKPYSCKECGKSFIQYANLKSHHGIHTDEKPYSCKECGKSFSHSCNLKRHSIIHTGAKPYACKECDKCFNRPGDLTRHNRIHTGEKLYTCKECGKSFSHSRYLKRHNLIHTGAKPYSCNECGKCFNRSGDLTRHNRIHTGEKPYFCNECDKSFSRSDDLKKHNRIHTGETKYSCNDVI; translated from the coding sequence atGAAACGATACAATCAAACTAGTAACTTGAAGTCAAATAATAGAGTAAATACTGGTGAAAAGTCATATTCTTGTAAAGAATGTGGTAAGATCTTCAATCGATCCGATATCTTGCAGAGACACTATATAATACATACTGATggaaagccatattcttgtgaagattgtggtaagagcttcagtcAATCTCGTTATTTGAAGATccacaatagaatacatactggtgagaAGCCATATTCTTGTTATATATGTGGTAAAAGTTTCATTCAATATGCCAATTTAAAATCACACCAtggaatacataccggtgaaaagccatattcttgtataGAATGTGGTAAGCGCTTCAGTCAATCTCGTAATTTGAAGATtcacaatagaatacatactggtgagaAGCCATATTCATGTAAagaatgtggtaagagcttcattCAATATGCCAATTTAAAATCACACCATGGAATACATACTgatgaaaagccatattcttgtaaagaaTGTGGTAAAAGCTTCAGTCACTCTTGTAATTTGAAGAGGCACAGTATAATACATACTGGTGCAAAGCCATATGCTTGTAAGGAATGTGATAAGTGCTTCAATCGACCTGGTGATTTGACGAgacacaatagaatacatactggtgaaaagctaTATACTTGTAAagaatgtggtaagagcttcagtcACTCTCGTTATTTGAAGAGACACAATTTAATACATACTGGTgcaaagccatattcttgtaatgaATGTGGTAAGTGCTTCAATCGATCTGGTGATTTGACAAgacacaatagaatacatactggtgaaaagccatatttttgtaatgaatgTGATAAGAGCTTCAGTCGATCGGATGATTTGAAGAaacacaatagaatacatactggtgaaacaaaatattcttgTAATGATGTGATTTGA